The Streptomyces sp. NBC_00286 nucleotide sequence GAGCGCGGGGCGGCCGCGATCTCCATGCGCAGCTCCCACTCCTTGCGCGGCTCCTCGACGACGTCGAGCCGTTCGATCATGCGCTGGGTCTGCCGGGCCTTCGCGGCCTGCTTCTCGCTGGCCTCGCTGCGGAACTTGCGGCCGATCTTGTCGTTGTCGTTGCTCGCCTTGCGCCGGGCGTTCTTGACGCCCTTGTCCATCCAGGAGCGCTGCATCTGGGCGCGCTCGGCGAGTGCGGCGCGCTTGTCGGCGTACTCCTCGTAGTCCTCGCGGGCGTGCCTGCGCGCGACGTCCCGTTCCTCGAGATAGGCCTCGTATCCGCCGCCGTACAGCCTGATCTGCTGCTGTGCGAGGTCGAGTTCGAGGACCTTGGTGACGGTGCGGGTGAGGAACTCGCGGTCGTGGCTGACGACGACGGTGCCTGCGCGCAGACCGGAGACGAAGCGTTCGAGGCGTTCCAGTCCGTCCAGGTCGAGGTCGTTGGTGGGCTCGTCGAGGAGGAAGACGTCGTAGCGGGAGAGGAGGAGGGAGGCGAGTGAGGCGCGGGCCGCCTGGCCGCCGGAGAGGGAGGTCATGGGCTGGTTCAGGTCGACGCCGAGGCCGAGCGAGTCGGCGACCTGGTCGGCTCGTTCGTCCAGGTCGGCGCCGCCGAGGTCGAGCCAGCGCTCCAGGCTCGTGGCGTACGCGTCGTCGGCACCCGGTGCTCCGTCGACGAGCGCCTGCGTGGCCTCGTCCATCACGCGCTGGGCCTCCGCCACGCCGGTGCGGCGGGCGAGGAACTGCCGTACGGTCTCGCCCGGTCGGCGTTCCGGCTCCTGTGGCAGGTGTCCGACGGTGGCGGTCGGCGGGGAGAGCCGGAGCTCGCCCTGCTCGGGTTTGAGCAGCCCCGCGAGCATGCGGAGCAGGGTGGACTTGCCCGCGCCGTTGGCACCGACGAGTCCGATCACATCGCCGGGGGCGACCACGAGGTCGAGCCCGGCGAAGAGCGAACGGTCACCGTGACCGGCGGCGAGGTTCTTGGCGACGAGGGTGGCAGTCATCAGGCGCTGATCCTAATCGCCCGTCGAGGGGGCGGGCGCCTGGGTTTCCCGCGGCTCGCAGGGGGCGCAGCCGGGGCGGATGCTGTGGCTCTGCGTCGGCCCGGCCCTGCGGATTTCGCCCCCACCGCCCTTACCCGTCCCATACCAAGGGGCTCCGCCCCTGGACCCCGCTGGGGGCTGCGCCCCAGACCCCGCTCCGGGTTGCGCCCCCGGCACCGCTGGGAGCTGCGCCCGGACCCCTTCGGGACTCTGCCCCGGACCCTGCTCGGGGCTCCGCCCCTGGACTCGCTCGGGACGCCGCCCAGGCCCTGCTCGGGGCTCCGCCCCGAACCCTTTCAGGGCTCCGCCCCCGGCCCCGCCGCTCGGGACTCCACCCCCGGCCCCGCGCTCGGGACTCCACCCCAGATCCACTCGGGACTCTCCCCCCCAGACCCCTTCAGGGCTCCGCCCCCGGCCCCGCCGCTCGGCGCTTCACCCCCGGCCCCGCGCTCGGGACTCCACCCCAGATCCACTCGGGACTCCCCCCAAACCCCTTCAGGGCTCCGCCCCCGGCCCCGCCGCTCGGCGCTTCACCCCCGGCCCCGCGCTCGGGACTCCACCCCAGATCCACTCGGGACTCCCCCCAAACCCCTTCAGGGCTCCGCCCCCGGCCCCGCCGCTCGGCGCTTCACCCCCGGCCCCGCGCTCGGGACTCTGCCCCGGACCCGCTCGAGGCTCCGCCCCGCGCCCCGTTTCGGGGGCCACCCCCAGACCCCCGCTCCTCAAGCTCCCCCAGCTACCCCTGGGAGGTGCCCCCAAGGGGCTGAATCTGGGCAGGCCGCCCCCGCCGCAACGGGCACCGTCCGGCGCGGGAGCCGACCCCCTCAGCCCCCCATCGCCTCCACCAACACACTCCCCGAAGTCCGCGCCACGATGAAGGACTCCCCCTTCGTCGCCTTCGCGTGCAGCGTGAGCCGGTGTTCGCCCGCCTCCAGCACACCGTCGAAGAGCTCGTACGCGTGTGTGCGGTACAGCCTGTCCAAGCGGTAC carries:
- a CDS encoding ABC-F family ATP-binding cassette domain-containing protein; the encoded protein is MTATLVAKNLAAGHGDRSLFAGLDLVVAPGDVIGLVGANGAGKSTLLRMLAGLLKPEQGELRLSPPTATVGHLPQEPERRPGETVRQFLARRTGVAEAQRVMDEATQALVDGAPGADDAYATSLERWLDLGGADLDERADQVADSLGLGVDLNQPMTSLSGGQAARASLASLLLSRYDVFLLDEPTNDLDLDGLERLERFVSGLRAGTVVVSHDREFLTRTVTKVLELDLAQQQIRLYGGGYEAYLEERDVARRHAREDYEEYADKRAALAERAQMQRSWMDKGVKNARRKASNDNDKIGRKFRSEASEKQAAKARQTQRMIERLDVVEEPRKEWELRMEIAAAPRSGAVVATLRDAEVRRGDFVLGPVTLQIDWADRVAVTGANGAGKSTLLGALLGRVPVDAGHASLGSGVLIGEVDQARALFYGSESLLDAFCAAVPDTEPAEVRTLLAKFGLTAHHVLRPAATLSPGERTRAALALLQGRGVNLLVLDEPTNHLDLPAIEQLESALDAYEGTLLLVTHDRRMLDAIHVTRRLDVTNGKVTER